The Mercurialis annua linkage group LG2, ddMerAnnu1.2, whole genome shotgun sequence genome contains a region encoding:
- the LOC126669259 gene encoding glycine-rich cell wall structural protein 2-like, translating into MASFKCLAILVLLVSALAVSESRVARKDLGLDLGGLGVGLGVGLGLGIGGSGSGSGAGAGSGSGSSSSSSSSSSSTSRSNGGGSAGSEAGSSAGSYAGSRAGSGSNGNGK; encoded by the coding sequence ATGGCTAGTTTTAAGTGTTTGGCAATTCTTGTTTTGCTTGTTTCAGCACTGGCAGTGAGTGAAAGTAGGGTTGCAAGAAAGGACCTAGGGCTTGACCTTGGTGGACTTGGGGTTGGTTTAGGAGTTGGACTAGGGCTTGGAATTGGTGGCAGTGGCTCTGGCTCAGGTGCAGGAGCTGGGTCTGGTTCTGGATCAAGCTCTAGCTCTAGCTCAAGCTCGTCCTCCACATCGCGGTCTAATGGGGGTGGTTCTGCAGGCTCGGAAGCTGGCTCATCTGCTGGATCCTATGCTGGTTCCAGGGCTGGTTCAGGCTCAAATGGAAATGGAAAATGA